Proteins encoded within one genomic window of Rhododendron vialii isolate Sample 1 chromosome 1a, ASM3025357v1:
- the LOC131299679 gene encoding putative disease resistance protein RGA4: MGGVGKTTLSQMVYNDDMVDKHFEMKAWVCVSEEFDSVEVTKAILESVISRTCKFKALDQVQVELEKALAGKKFLIVLDDGWNKNHSDWSSLKSPFNDGALGSKVIVTTRIMDVAFMIARPSKYHFLKELSEDECWLVFAQHAFDDRCMDANPNLVSIGRKIVKKCKGLPLAARTLGGLLRCKLREDEWEGVLNNKIWELSEEESYILPALKLSYYHLPSHMKKCFAYCSILLKDYEFEENELVFLWMAEGLIPKQKGKKQMEDLGCEYFHELLSRSFYQPSSSGELFVMHDLINDLAQFVARKICFRLEDKLKESEGDEIIHKARHSSYTSGYHDGMTKFEAFQKAKNLRTFLPCGSRYQGFANLTSNVPLRLLPSLRRLRVLSLRRYRIGELSNSIGDLKHVGYLDLSCALILALPESIGTLYNLQTLILRDCKNLKKLPTNTSDLISLHHLDITGADSLQEMPPKIGKLTSLRTLSNFIVGNGNGSTITELGNLIQLRGTLCILGLENVTDALDARRANLKDKQGLDALLMKWSNISYNSRNMSVESKVPDMLEPHKKLKELSISGYGGLTFPTWVGNSLFSNMVYLKFQNCEKCTSLPPLGQLPLLAKLYIQGMKEVGNVGLEFYGLGCSNPFSALEILTFNDMPEWKDWTPYGVDEGVQAFALLSKLSIIRCPKLSRELPKNLPCLRKLHIEECSTLVFAWVPSSTELNEMRNTLHFDSLISLHLKNVLISDSCSFEVCDQAVLRNSRYSLLNSLTSLKVENIWGHTCLPNWFLGLTGLVELYLSGFEELTTLWENELRLQGRLPVLRCLAIRNCPKLISMFAEGGEGDDLKSLQKLSIYRCPCLFSFPTTGLLSTLRELQIEFCDGLLSPLDLTLLNNLEKLYISSCPSLTYLSAGRGLPPALKELTVHRCAKLKSLIAEGVKINSPSLECIEIWDCKRVKTLPDVIQNNGLRNLSRLQIWTCEDLESVPEGWFVGDSNVQTHKQTHTIEEQTKNIKQYKVRKEQDTEITWFRLKLIA, encoded by the coding sequence ATGGGTGGGGTTGGCAAGACCACCCTTTCTCAAATGGTCTACAACGACGATATGGTGGACAAGCATTTTGAAATGAAAGCATGGGTCTGCGTATCTGAAGAGTTTGATAGTGTAGAAGTGACTAAAGCGATTCTTGAGTCTGTCATTTCTAGGACCTGCAAGTTTAAAGCCTTGGATCAAGTTCAAGTTGAGCTAGAAAAGGCTTTGGCTGGGAAAAAGTTCTTGATTGTTCTTGATGATGGGTGGAACAAAAACCACAGTGACTGGAGCAGTTTAAAGAGCCCTTTCAATGATGGAGCCCTAGGAAGTAAAGTCATTGTAACAACACGCATAATGGATGTTGCATTTATGATTGCAAGACCCAGTAAATATCACTTCCTAAAGGAACTATCCGAGGATGAGTGTTGGTTAGTGTTTGCGCAACATGCATTTGATGATAGATGTATGGATGCAAATCCAAATTTGGTTTCAATTGGTCGGAAAATTGTCAAAAAATGTAAAGGCTTGCCTTTGGCTGCTAGGACACTCGGTGGCCTTCTACGCTGCAAATTGAGAGAGGATGAATGGGAAGGAGTATTGAACAATAAAATATGGGAGTTATCAGAAGAGGAAAGTTATATTCTTCCAGCTTTGAAATTAAGTTATTATCACCTTCCTTCGCATATGAAGAAATGTTTTgcatattgttccattttgctGAAGGATTATGAATTTGAGGAGAATGAACTAGTTTTCTTGTGGATGGCTGAAGGCTTAATTCCgaagcaaaaaggaaaaaagcaaATGGAAGATCTTGGTTGTGAGTACTTTCATGAACTATTATCGAGGTCATTTTATCAACCATCAAGTAGTGGTGAACTATTTGTAATGCACGACCTCATCAATGATTTGGCTCAGTTTGTTGCcagaaaaatttgttttaggcTAGAGGATAAACTGAAAGAGAGTGAGGGAGATGAAATTATCCATAAAGCTCGACATTCATCCTACACAAGCGGGTATCATGATGGCATGACGAAGTTTGAGGCCTTTCAGAAAGCCAAAAATTTGCGGACATTTTTACCATGTGGATCTAGATATCAAGGATTTGCCAACTTGACTAGCAATGTTCCCCTCCGTTTGTTGCCGAGTCTAAGACGTTTACGTGTGCTTAGTTTGCGAAGATATCGAATAGGTGAACTTTCAAATTCGATTGGGGATTTGAAACATGTGGGGTACCTTGACCTTTCATGTGCCTTGATTTTAGCTTTACCAGAATCAATAGGCACTCTCTACAACCTACAAACGCTAATTTTGAGAGACTGTAAAAATCTCAAGAAGTTGCCTACAAATACTAGTGACTTGATTAGTTTGCATCATCTCGATATTACTGGTGCAGATTCCTTACAAGAAATGCCaccaaaaataggaaaattaaCAAGTCTCCGTACATTATCAAACTTCATTGTTGGCAATGGCAACGGGTCTACGATAACTGAGCTGGGCAACTTGATTCAACTTAGAGGGACACTTTGCATCTTAGGGTTGGAGAATGTGACGGATGCTCTAGATGCCCGAAGGGCCAACTTGAAGGATAAACAAGGCTTAGATGCGCTACTGATGAAATGGAGTAACATCTCATATAATTCTCGCAATATGAGTGTTGAATCAAAAGTGCCTGATATGCTAGAACCTCACAAGAAGTTAAAAGAGCTTTCTATTAGTGGTTACGGTGGTCTCACATTCCCAACTTGGGTTGGAAATTCTTTGTTCTCCAATATGGTCTACTTGAAGTTCCAAAACTGTGAAAAATGCACTTCCTTGCCACCTTTGGGTCAGTTACCCTTGCTTGCAAAACTCTACATTCAAGGAATGAAGGAAGTAGGTAATGTTGGACTTGAGTTCTATGGCTTGGGTTGCTCAAATCCTTTTTCAGCTCTAGAGATTTTAACCTTCAACGACATGCCCGAATGGAAAGACTGGACTCCTTATGGAGTCGATGAGGGAGTTCAAGCATTTGCTCTCCTATCAAAGCTCTCCATTATAAGGTGTCCCAAGCTTTCGCGTGAGTTGCCCAAAAATCTTCCTTGTTTAAGAAAACTGCATATTGAGGAGTGCTCGACGTTGGTGTTTGCGTGGGTTCCAAGCTCTACAGAGCTGAATGAAATGAGGAATACACTTCACTTTGATTCACTCATCTCCTTGCATctaaaaaatgttttgatttCGGACTCCTGTAGTTTTGAAGTTTGTGATCAAGCAGTGCTTAGAAACTCAAGGTATAGCCTCTTGAATTCGTTGACTTCGTTGAAAGTGGAAAATATTTGGGGTCACACATGCCTACCCAATTGGTTCTTAGGGCTGACAGGACTCGTAGAATTATATCTCTCTGGTTTCGAAGAACTGACAACATTGTGGGAGAACGAGTTGAGACTACAAGGCCGTCTCCCTGTCCTCCGATGTCTCGCAATTCGAAATTGCCCCAAACTTATCTCCATGTTTGCtgaaggaggagaaggagatgaCCTCAAATCTCTTCAAAAGCTTTCCATCTACCGCTGTCCATGCCTCTTCTCTTTCCCAACAACAGGTTTGTTGTCTACTTTAAGAGAGCTGCAGATTGAATTCTGTGATGGTCTGCTGTCCCCGCTTGATTTGACATTGCTGAATAATCTTGAGAAGCTATATATTTCTTCCTGTCCATCGCTCACATACTTAAGTGCAGGAAGGGGGCTACCGCCTGCTCTCAAAGAACTAACGGTTCATCGTTGTGCAAAGCTAAAGTCGCTAATAGCAGAGGGTGTGAAGATCAATTCTCCATCTCTTGAATGTATTGAGATATGGGATTGTAAGCGAGTCAAAACACTACCAGATGTTATTCAAAATAATGGTCTTAGGAATCTCAGTCGACTGCAGATATGGACCTGTGAGGATCTAGAGTCCGTTCCGGAAGGATGGTTTGTTGGGGATTCTAACGTCCAAACCCACAAACAAacgcacacaatcgaagaacaaaccaagaacataaaacaatataaagtaagaaaagaacaagacacagagattacgtggttccgacttaagctgattgcttaa